A genomic window from Halogeometricum borinquense DSM 11551 includes:
- the ubaA gene encoding SAMP-activating enzyme E1: MSLSLDATQLDRYSRHIIMDEVGPPGQKRLLDASVLVVGAGGLGSPVIQYLAAAGVGHLGIVDDDVVERSNLQRQVVHRDDDVGTPKVESAAAFVHGLNPDVTVETYETRLEKENVGVLADYDVVVDASDNFPTRYLVNDFCRINEIPVAHGAIYKFEGQVTTLTPDGPCYRCLFPEAPEPGTVPDCATTGVLGVLPGTVGCIQATEAVKLVLDEGDPLVGRLLFYDAMDMTFETVPYRRNSDCPVCGDDPIDSVADVEYTDACAVSLD, translated from the coding sequence ATGTCCCTCTCACTCGACGCCACGCAACTGGACCGCTACTCCAGACACATCATCATGGACGAGGTGGGACCGCCGGGACAGAAGCGCCTCCTCGACGCATCCGTGTTGGTGGTTGGGGCGGGCGGCCTCGGGTCGCCGGTCATCCAGTACCTCGCCGCCGCGGGCGTCGGACACCTCGGTATCGTAGACGACGATGTCGTCGAGCGGAGTAACCTCCAACGACAGGTCGTCCACCGCGACGACGATGTCGGGACGCCGAAAGTCGAGAGTGCCGCCGCGTTCGTCCACGGACTCAATCCCGACGTGACCGTCGAGACGTACGAAACCCGACTGGAGAAAGAAAACGTCGGGGTACTCGCAGACTACGACGTGGTCGTTGACGCCTCGGATAACTTCCCGACGCGCTACCTCGTCAACGACTTCTGCCGAATCAACGAGATTCCAGTCGCTCACGGCGCGATATACAAGTTCGAAGGACAGGTGACGACGTTGACGCCCGACGGGCCGTGTTACCGCTGTCTGTTCCCCGAAGCGCCCGAACCCGGAACCGTTCCGGACTGTGCGACGACGGGGGTACTCGGCGTTCTCCCCGGGACCGTGGGCTGTATCCAAGCGACAGAAGCCGTGAAACTCGTCCTCGACGAAGGCGATCCGCTGGTCGGTCGCCTCCTGTTCTACGATGCGATGGATATGACGTTCGAGACGGTTCCCTACCGACGGAATTCCGACTGCCCGGTCTGCGGCGACGACCCAATCGACTCCGTCGCGGACGTGGAGTACACCGACGCCTGCGCGGTCTCCCTGGACTGA
- a CDS encoding rhodanese-like domain-containing protein — protein MVTETDPETLVAKLEDDDSETTVVDIRDPSSYAAGHIEGAVNLPASRLSLSTVDTDWGDDVVVACYVGQSSRRVASLLDSHLDADVSSLRGGFDAWDGPTDSGYDV, from the coding sequence ATGGTGACGGAGACGGACCCGGAAACGCTGGTGGCGAAACTCGAAGACGATGACTCCGAGACGACTGTTGTGGATATCCGAGACCCGTCGTCGTACGCCGCCGGCCACATCGAGGGAGCGGTGAACCTTCCTGCCTCGCGTCTCTCACTTTCGACAGTCGATACCGATTGGGGCGATGACGTTGTCGTCGCGTGTTATGTGGGTCAGAGTTCTCGGCGCGTCGCGTCGTTGCTCGACTCACACCTCGATGCCGACGTGTCCAGTCTCCGCGGCGGGTTCGACGCGTGGGATGGACCCACAGATTCGGGATACGACGTATAA
- a CDS encoding CPBP family intramembrane glutamic endopeptidase, producing MVRASAPGTTSTTRRQYTRRVSALFALGFAGIASFGVTLVATGLLPPTPDLSPVMVFILSLLMPTVFLAIAVFVGVFAASRVGLRSLVAERVAGGDPITPELRQSGPRALAAGIAVGFVLAAFDVTFSPLGAVPASATGTPTVVDILGSAPVRFLYGGLTEELLLRWGLMSFLAWVGWRAAGGIRRPGSDVMWPAIVLTSVVFGIVHLPALAGLASLSFATMIRTVLLNSIGGIVYGWFFWRWHLEAAMLAHAGTHVAFLSLSVLGFLLL from the coding sequence ATGGTGCGGGCCAGCGCTCCCGGGACGACATCCACTACACGGCGTCAGTACACACGTCGAGTCAGCGCGCTCTTTGCGCTCGGATTCGCCGGTATCGCGTCGTTCGGCGTTACGCTCGTTGCCACGGGGTTGCTTCCGCCCACGCCCGACCTCTCGCCGGTTATGGTTTTTATCCTCTCGCTTCTCATGCCGACAGTGTTTCTCGCTATCGCCGTCTTCGTTGGGGTATTTGCCGCGTCTCGCGTCGGTTTACGTTCGCTCGTCGCCGAACGCGTGGCCGGTGGCGATCCGATCACGCCCGAACTTCGCCAGTCGGGGCCTCGGGCACTCGCCGCCGGTATCGCCGTCGGATTCGTTCTCGCCGCCTTCGACGTGACGTTCTCACCACTCGGTGCGGTTCCGGCATCAGCGACGGGGACACCGACCGTCGTCGATATCCTCGGTTCCGCGCCCGTTCGGTTTCTCTACGGCGGACTGACTGAGGAACTCTTGCTTCGGTGGGGGCTGATGTCGTTTCTCGCGTGGGTTGGATGGCGTGCCGCGGGCGGTATTAGGCGGCCGGGTTCTGACGTGATGTGGCCCGCAATCGTCCTCACGTCCGTCGTATTCGGAATTGTTCACCTCCCGGCGCTTGCAGGACTCGCCTCGCTCTCTTTCGCTACGATGATTCGAACGGTGCTTTTGAACAGCATCGGCGGCATCGTCTACGGGTGGTTCTTCTGGCGCTGGCATCTCGAAGCGGCGATGCTCGCTCACGCCGGGACGCACGTTGCCTTCCTTTCGCTATCGGTGCTCGGATTCCTGCTGCTGTGA